The Streptomyces sp. NBC_00102 genome segment TACCCGTCACGCCCCAGCAGCCCGTCTGCGTCGACACGGACGCCGTGGTCGGCTGGAGCGCCCGGCTCGGTACGTCGCTGCACCGCTCCCAGAGCTTCGGTTCGATGGTGCGGGGCGGTTCGGGCGAGGCGGTCCAGCTGCGGCTGGAGGGCGAGGGCTTCGTCATCGTGCGCCCGAGCGAGCTGAAGCAGGAGAAGCCGTCGGCCGGCTGAGCTCCGCGTCGTCCGGGGGCGCTGCCGCTGGTCCCGGCGGCCGTCGTACGCTCGGCGCATGGACGACGAGACGTACTGCGCAGCCCCTGCCCCCTCGCCTCTCGGGCCGGCCGTACCGGCCGACGCGGACGGGCCGTACGCCGAGTGCGTGCTCTGCCGGAAGCCGACGGAGCACCCGGAGTCGACGAAGGGCGCCACCCTCTGCCCTTCCTGCGCCTGGCAGGAGGCCGGCCGGAACGCGTGCTCCGGCTGAGCGTGCTCCGGCTGAGCGGGATCAGACCGAGCGGGCGTGGGCCGAGCGGGCGTCGGCCGAGCGGCGGAGGGCGGCAGGATCCGGGGGGAAGACCCCGGACCCGGCCGCCCTCCGGCCTTGCGACGGGCCGTCAGTCTCCCGGGGCCGCCCGCATGAGCTCCGACACCTTCACGAACCGGTAGCCGCGCGCCCGGAGTTCGGGGACGATCCGGCGTACCGCATCCTCGGTGGTCGGGGCGGCGCTGCGGGTGCAGTGCAGCACCACCAGGGAGCCCGGGGTCACGCCCTCCAGAACCTGTTCGGCCACCGCGTCCGCGTCGGTGGCGAACGCGTCGCCGCCCACCACGTCCCACTGGACCGCCGTCACCTTCTCCGGGGCCAGCGCGCGCAGCGCCTCGTCGTCGTAACACCCGCCGGGGAAGCGGAAGTACGGGACGACGTTGCGCGCTCCCGCCGTGCGGAAGGCGGCGAAGGCGCGCTCCACTTCGTCCCTCATCTCCTCCTTCGCCACGGTCGGCAGGCCGTAGCAGGGGGAGGAGAAGGCGTAGTGGCTGTACGAGTGGTTGGCGATCTCGAACGTGGGGTCGGTGCCGATCGCCCGCGCCTGGTCCGGGTACTCCTCGGCCCAGCGGCCGGTCATGAAGACCGTCGACTCGACCTTGAGACGGCGCAGCAGGTCGATCAGCGGCGGATTGTCGAACGATTCGCCCGCGGCCGCCCGTTCGCCCTCGTCGGCCGTCATGTCGGCGTCGAAGGTGAGTGCCACGACCTTCTCGTCCGTCGGGGCCGCGCTCTTCGGCCGCCGTTCGAACACCGGCGTGAGGCCCTGGGGGCCGGGAGCGAGGGTGGGCGGCGGTCCGGGGGCCGGGGTCGCGGGGGCGGAGGGGTGCGAGGAGGGGGACGACGCGGCGGCGTGCGGCGGCCGCGTGGTGGTGGGGTGCCCGTCCGGACCGGAGCATCCGGCGAGCACCCCACTGAGGACACTGAGAACGGCGAGACCGGCGAGACATGTGGAACCGGTCAGAGGCGGAACTTTCCGTGCTGAGGTATTCACTCACGGAAAATATCGGACAATATGATTTATATGGGTCAGGTGGTCCCGGTGACGCTCGGGGCGCCCCGATCGGCCGACCCGGCGGGCTCCGGGGCCGGCGTTGCCTCCGGGGCCGGCGCGGGCTCCGGTACCGACGCGGGCTCCGGTACCGACGCGGGCTCCGGTACCGGCTCGGCTCCCGGGCTCGGCTCTTCCGCCGCGGGCGCGGGCGGTATGGACTCCGTTCCGGGCGTACGCCCCCAGGGCGTGTGGTGGAACAGCAGGTTCAGCAGGAACGCCGTGAACGCGGCGGCCGTGATGCCGCTGCCGAACACGATCTGGACCCAGGACGGGAAGTTGGCGTAGATGCCCTCGGACATCTCCGGCAGCAGGCCGATCCCCAGCGCCACCGCGGCGATCGTCAGGTTGTGGCCCCGGTCCAGGTCGACCCGGCGCAGGGTGTTCACGCCGACCATGGTCACCGTGGCGAACAGCATCAGGGCGGCGGCGCCCACCACCGGGCCGGGCAGGGCCGCGACCAGTTCGCCGAGCCTGGGGAGCAGACCGAGCGCGACGAGGACGGCACCGGCGAACGCCGTGACGTAGCGGCTGGTGACCCGGGTGAGGCGGATGAGGCCGACGTTCTGCGAGAAGACCGTGTCCATGAAGGAGTTCATCACGCTGCCGAGCACGCCCGACAGGCCGTCCGCCGCGAGGCCGCGTGCCAGGTCCTTGTCGGTGACGGGCCGTCCGGTCGCCTCGCCCACCGCCAGCATCGAGGCCGTCGACTCGGTGAAGATCACCAGCATCACCACGCACATCGAGATCACGGCGGACACCGGGAACTCCGGGGCGCCGAAGTGGAAGGGGGCCGCCAGTCCCACCCAGTCCGCGTCCGAGACGCCGGAGAAGTCGGTGAGGTCCAGGGGTACGGCGACCACGGTGCCGAGCACCAGGGCGATCAGGATGCCTATCTGCCCGGCGAACCCCTTGACGAAGCGGGCGAAGAGCACGATGAACACGATCACCCCGGCGGCCAGCCCGAGCCGGGTCCCCGACGCGTGGTCGGCGGCCTCCGGGTCGTTGCCGGTGATCAGCCCGGCGGCCACGCCGATCAGCGAGAGACCGATGACGGTGATGACCACACCGCTGACGAGGGGCGGGAAGAAGCGGACCAGCCGCGCGAACGGCACGGCGATCAGCAGCCCGAAGAGCCCGGCCGCCA includes the following:
- a CDS encoding polysaccharide deacetylase family protein; translation: MLAGCSGPDGHPTTTRPPHAAASSPSSHPSAPATPAPGPPPTLAPGPQGLTPVFERRPKSAAPTDEKVVALTFDADMTADEGERAAAGESFDNPPLIDLLRRLKVESTVFMTGRWAEEYPDQARAIGTDPTFEIANHSYSHYAFSSPCYGLPTVAKEEMRDEVERAFAAFRTAGARNVVPYFRFPGGCYDDEALRALAPEKVTAVQWDVVGGDAFATDADAVAEQVLEGVTPGSLVVLHCTRSAAPTTEDAVRRIVPELRARGYRFVKVSELMRAAPGD
- a CDS encoding nucleobase:cation symporter-2 family protein, giving the protein MDVSVPAPAPPKDRDVHPVDRRPSPGRLATFGFQHVLVMYTGCVTVPLVFGGAAGLDTSTIGLLINADLLVAGLITLIQSLGIGRVLGVRLPVVTGATFAGVTPMILIHGEYGIQAVYGSMLAAGLFGLLIAVPFARLVRFFPPLVSGVVITVIGLSLIGVAAGLITGNDPEAADHASGTRLGLAAGVIVFIVLFARFVKGFAGQIGILIALVLGTVVAVPLDLTDFSGVSDADWVGLAAPFHFGAPEFPVSAVISMCVVMLVIFTESTASMLAVGEATGRPVTDKDLARGLAADGLSGVLGSVMNSFMDTVFSQNVGLIRLTRVTSRYVTAFAGAVLVALGLLPRLGELVAALPGPVVGAAALMLFATVTMVGVNTLRRVDLDRGHNLTIAAVALGIGLLPEMSEGIYANFPSWVQIVFGSGITAAAFTAFLLNLLFHHTPWGRTPGTESIPPAPAAEEPSPGAEPVPEPASVPEPASVPEPAPAPEATPAPEPAGSADRGAPSVTGTT